The Fluviispira vulneris sequence GGCAACTTGCAATTCACCACGGGCTTTTAAGATGAAAACTTCAGGAGAGTCTGTATTTTCAATCTTTAATGCAACGTTGTTCATAGCTTCTTTGAGTAAAAACTCTCCAAGCTTACTACTTGTGAGGTAAGTACCTTCACGGCCTGCCATAGGTGATGTGTTTACGCTGACTTCAACTCCCACTGTGGGTGGGTCAACTTCAATGCGTGGGAGTGCTTCTGGGTTAGTTGCGTCGGCAATCGTGTCACCAATTGCTAAGTCATTTAAACCAGTTGCGACGATTGCAATGTCACCAGCTGAGACAGAATCAACGTCGATTTGCTCGAGGCCTCTGTATGCTCTTACTTTAATGATTTTAGCAGGTTGTTGTTTCCCATCTTTGTTGATAAGAACAATGCTTTGATTTGCTGTAAGAGTTCCACGCTCAACACGACCGATTGCTAAACGACCTAAGAAGTTGTTATAGCTTAAGTTATTGATTAATAATTGAGCTCCGCCTTCAAGTTGAACGCGTGGTGGTGGCACATGCTCAAGCACAGTGTCGAATAAATCTTGGAGATTTTCAGTTTTGATATCCTTTGATTTACTTGCCCAGCCATTGCGACCTGAAGCATATAAAATAGGAAAATCAAGGTGATGATCTTCTGATGAGAGTTCCAAGAAAAGATCTTGTACCATTTCAGAAACTTCATCAACGCGTGCGTCGGAACGGTCAACTTTGTTAATTACAAGGATCATGCGGAGGTTGCGTTGTAAAGCTTTTTGCAACACAAAACGTGTTTGTGGCAAAGGGCCTTCTGCTGCGTCAACAAGCAAAATAGCTCCGTCAACCATCATCAACGTACGTTCCACTTCACCACCAAAGTCAGCGTGACCAGGGGTGTCAACGATGTTAATACGAACATCTTTGTACACCATCGATGCATTTTTAGCTGCAATTGTAATTCCGCGTTCGCGTTCAAGGTCCATGCTGTCCATCACGCGTTCCGCAATGGATTGGTGAGCTGCAAATGTACCTGATTGTTGAAGAAGTTTGTCCACAAGCGTTGTTTTGCCGTGGTCAACGTGTGCAATAATTGCAATGTTACGCATATTTCCGTTAATCGTTGTCATAAAAAGCCTTTCAGAGTTTTGGATCTAAATCTATCCAAGAAAGTTTCCGTACTGTTGGTATTCACATTTTTAAAAAAAAGCAAATCAAATCAATACAACTTATCATAAAGTTCAAGGGTTTCTTGAGCCATATTTGACCAAGTGTATTTCTGAGCCAGTTTCAATCCATTTTTGACTCGAATATGAATGACTTCGTTATTTTCACTGAGGGCTTCTTTGATACCTCGTTGCAGGTCAGGAATGCTTTCTGGGTTCACATACGTGGCCGTGTCTTGCATAATTTCGGGTAATGAAGTTGTGTGGCTGACAACAACGGGGACTCCGCAGGCGGCCGCTTCGAGAGGCGGGAGACCAAATCCTTCATAAAGAGAGGGAAAAATAAATGCAGAACTCAAAGCATAAAGAAGGGGAAAATCTTCTTCTTGTACATATTTTAAAAAGTAAATTTTGTTTTTTTTGTTAAATCGTTTTGCCAGCTCAATATTTTTTTCATTCGAATCGGATAAAATAACCAATGGGAGATCGAAACCTCCTAAACAATAAGCTTCTGTGAGTTTTTCCAAGTTTTTATGTGGTTTTTGATTTCCACTGGCAAAGATATATTTATCTGGTAAATTATATTTTGTTAAAAATTCTTTTATTCTTTCCTGGCAAAATTCATTTCGTTGTTTAAAATTATTGTACACACCGTTGTAAATAACTTTAATTTTCTCGTCAGATATTTGAAAATATTTTATAATTTCTTGTTTTGAAAAATCGGAGACTGTCACAATATATTTAGCTTTGCTGAGTCTTCTTTTTAAAAAGAAATTATAATAGAGTTTTTGTTTTAGTGTATAGTTTTTTGCTAAAGCGACGTGATTCATATCATGAATTGTAGCAATGAGTGCAGTGTTACCTATCAGAGGAACGATAAAATGAGGAGCATGGAAAAAATTTGGCCGATATTTTAAAGTGTAAAAAAACATTTCCAATTGCCCAAAAATATTATAAAGACCAGATCTTAATTTTATAAGTTTAAAATTACTCGGAAGCTTGAGTTTATAAAAAGGTGAGTTTTTATTAACAAGTAGGTAAAAGTCAATTTCATTATTATTCTTATGAATTAAATTATAAATAAGTTCACGGGTGTGACGCGCAATGCCATGCTCGATCCCTTCAACAACAACACGAGTGTCGATCATAATTCGTTTTTTAAATGAATTCATTTATTTTCC is a genomic window containing:
- the typA gene encoding translational GTPase TypA, with the translated sequence MTTINGNMRNIAIIAHVDHGKTTLVDKLLQQSGTFAAHQSIAERVMDSMDLERERGITIAAKNASMVYKDVRINIVDTPGHADFGGEVERTLMMVDGAILLVDAAEGPLPQTRFVLQKALQRNLRMILVINKVDRSDARVDEVSEMVQDLFLELSSEDHHLDFPILYASGRNGWASKSKDIKTENLQDLFDTVLEHVPPPRVQLEGGAQLLINNLSYNNFLGRLAIGRVERGTLTANQSIVLINKDGKQQPAKIIKVRAYRGLEQIDVDSVSAGDIAIVATGLNDLAIGDTIADATNPEALPRIEVDPPTVGVEVSVNTSPMAGREGTYLTSSKLGEFLLKEAMNNVALKIENTDSPEVFILKARGELQVAIVMENLRRAGGECMVARPKVITRKENGETLEPVERVVLDVPDASVGAVTEKLSIRKGRLENMQAFNNGRTRIEFSIPTRGLLGYRSTFLTDTKGEGLMSSYFEGWETNRGSFLSRVNGALVADRSGKTTEYALSGLEERGRLFVAAGEEVYEGMIVGEHNRDSNLDVNAVREKKLTNMRASGSDDSTKLSPVTKMSLETALDWVEDDDWIEITPKNIRIRKRILASNQRSVSRREKGE
- a CDS encoding glycosyltransferase family 4 protein; its protein translation is MNSFKKRIMIDTRVVVEGIEHGIARHTRELIYNLIHKNNNEIDFYLLVNKNSPFYKLKLPSNFKLIKLRSGLYNIFGQLEMFFYTLKYRPNFFHAPHFIVPLIGNTALIATIHDMNHVALAKNYTLKQKLYYNFFLKRRLSKAKYIVTVSDFSKQEIIKYFQISDEKIKVIYNGVYNNFKQRNEFCQERIKEFLTKYNLPDKYIFASGNQKPHKNLEKLTEAYCLGGFDLPLVILSDSNEKNIELAKRFNKKNKIYFLKYVQEEDFPLLYALSSAFIFPSLYEGFGLPPLEAAACGVPVVVSHTTSLPEIMQDTATYVNPESIPDLQRGIKEALSENNEVIHIRVKNGLKLAQKYTWSNMAQETLELYDKLY